In Longimicrobium terrae, a single window of DNA contains:
- the kduI gene encoding 5-dehydro-4-deoxy-D-glucuronate isomerase, whose protein sequence is MMHYLPGPAETRRMTTSELRAAFLLEDLFRPGEVTLRFVDLDRAVVGAVVPTDGPLSLDAPEAMAAEYFTERRELGILNVGAAGSVTVDGERFALQTRDVLYVGRGSRDIRFESDDASSPALFYLISYPAHASHPTTLVREADAEANELGSQETANRRILRKYIHPNGVTSAQLVMGVTELLEGNVWNTMPSHTHARRTEIYLYFQVPQDSVVIHLMGEPDESRHLVMRDEQVALSPGWSIHSGCGTRGYTFCWAMGGENQVFADMQAVAMDTLR, encoded by the coding sequence ATGATGCACTACCTTCCCGGCCCGGCGGAAACGCGCCGGATGACCACCTCGGAACTACGCGCGGCCTTTCTGCTGGAAGACCTCTTCCGCCCCGGCGAGGTAACGCTGCGCTTCGTGGACCTGGACCGCGCCGTCGTGGGGGCGGTCGTCCCCACCGACGGCCCGCTCTCGCTCGACGCGCCGGAAGCCATGGCCGCCGAGTACTTTACCGAGCGCCGCGAGCTGGGCATCCTGAACGTGGGCGCCGCGGGGAGCGTGACGGTGGATGGAGAGCGCTTCGCCCTTCAGACGCGCGACGTGCTGTACGTGGGGCGCGGCAGCCGCGACATCCGCTTCGAGAGCGATGATGCTTCATCGCCCGCGCTCTTCTACCTCATCAGCTACCCGGCGCACGCGTCGCATCCCACCACGCTGGTGCGCGAGGCGGACGCGGAGGCCAACGAGTTGGGCTCGCAGGAAACAGCCAACCGCCGCATCCTGCGCAAGTACATCCATCCCAATGGCGTCACCAGCGCGCAACTGGTGATGGGCGTCACCGAGCTGCTGGAGGGCAACGTGTGGAACACCATGCCCTCCCACACGCACGCGCGGCGGACGGAAATCTACCTGTACTTCCAGGTGCCGCAGGACTCCGTCGTCATCCATCTGATGGGCGAACCGGACGAAAGCCGCCACCTGGTAATGCGCGATGAGCAGGTGGCGCTGTCTCCAGGATGGTCCATCCACTCCGGCTGCGGCACCCGCGGCTACACCTTCTGCTGGGCGATGGGCGGCGAAAACCAGGTGTTCGCCGACATGCAGGCCGTCGCCATGGACACCCTCCGCTGA